One Sediminibacillus dalangtanensis genomic region harbors:
- a CDS encoding YkoP family protein — MRRNLIQFWTYSDPIYFQCTRLTYIKESTNDFQNIFRVRLTSYQGKDITLADGTSITKNDTLIKIHLHNIRLINETYDISSEIRKGRHIYQTVQASLPGLAAYVRDHVKHEQIKGIIGITVLNHKICRRLGFETYAISNPAYKWFKQVIFSTINKLATNTSSLHKLKQEPMYLFMSKQKLLSAYKK; from the coding sequence GTGAGAAGGAACCTTATTCAGTTCTGGACTTATTCAGATCCCATTTACTTTCAATGCACCCGGCTCACCTATATTAAAGAAAGTACCAACGACTTCCAAAATATTTTCAGGGTGCGGCTCACTTCTTACCAGGGGAAAGATATTACACTGGCAGACGGCACTTCCATCACCAAAAATGATACATTGATCAAAATCCATCTTCACAACATCCGGTTAATCAATGAAACATATGATATTTCGAGCGAAATCCGAAAAGGACGACACATTTATCAAACGGTACAAGCCTCGCTTCCCGGATTGGCAGCCTATGTAAGAGACCATGTTAAGCATGAGCAAATAAAAGGCATCATCGGGATTACCGTACTGAATCACAAAATCTGCCGAAGACTCGGCTTTGAAACCTATGCTATCTCCAATCCAGCTTACAAATGGTTCAAGCAAGTTATTTTCTCGACCATCAATAAACTTGCGACGAACACTTCCAGCCTTCATAAACTCAAACAGGAACCAATGTATTTATTTATGTCCAAACAAAAATTGCTGAGTGCCTACAAAAAATAA
- a CDS encoding queuosine precursor transporter codes for MLIYLNALFTGLLVISNVLGVKLFAAGGVVLPAAVIVYVITYLITDVIGEVYGKDAARKTVQAGFITQILAMIFIFIAIELPAAPVFAEQIEFETVLGGSFRVMLASLVSYIASQNLDVSIFHSLKKKHGSEKLWLRNNFSTITSQLIDTILFVTIAFGGTVPFGVLVVMIGSQYLFKVIVALIDTPIAYLLVKMAGKSETKQRAVLSK; via the coding sequence ATGTTGATTTATTTAAATGCACTATTCACCGGTCTCTTGGTAATTTCCAATGTGCTCGGTGTGAAATTATTTGCTGCAGGAGGTGTAGTCCTGCCGGCAGCCGTGATTGTATATGTCATCACCTATTTGATAACCGACGTAATCGGTGAGGTTTATGGAAAGGACGCCGCCCGAAAGACAGTTCAAGCGGGATTTATTACCCAGATATTAGCAATGATTTTTATCTTTATTGCCATCGAGCTACCGGCGGCACCTGTGTTTGCAGAACAAATCGAATTTGAAACAGTACTTGGCGGTAGTTTCCGAGTAATGCTGGCAAGCTTGGTGTCCTATATAGCCAGTCAAAACTTAGATGTTTCCATTTTCCATTCTTTAAAGAAGAAACATGGAAGTGAGAAACTATGGCTGCGCAATAACTTTTCGACAATCACCAGCCAACTGATTGATACGATTTTATTCGTCACCATAGCTTTTGGAGGGACAGTCCCCTTCGGTGTGCTTGTCGTAATGATCGGTTCGCAGTATCTCTTTAAAGTAATAGTTGCTCTCATCGATACACCAATTGCTTACCTGTTGGTCAAGATGGCAGGAAAGTCGGAAACCAAGCAACGCGCCGTCCTTTCCAAGTAA
- a CDS encoding potassium/proton antiporter encodes MELSVQALIFLFSTMLIIGVLATKFSTRLGLPSLVLFLLVGMFLNNYIFFENAKLSQLIGIVALIIILFEGGTQTKWGNIRPVLGAAGILATIGVLITTVVTGIAAMYILDLSLLEGMLFGAIVGSTDAAAVFSVLGNKNIKRRITSTLEAESGTNDPMAVFLTVTFIEVIQLPDSSIWTAVGSFFWQMGIGLVIGILLGKATTTVINKITLDASGLYPVLALACAIFTYAFTSAVGGSGLLAVYVMAVYIGNNDLMYRFSILRFNEGFAWMMQIIMFILLGLLVFPEQLLEIFWQGLFLSVVLMFIARPVGVFLSMLFMKYSGKEKTFISWAGLKGAVPVILATYPTLAGVENSQLIFNVVFFVVLTSALIQGSTLSWLGSKLKLTETRQASPFPTMELITLGRSGAEIMEATISENTPATGVTLEDLTLPEETLITAIIREGKVITPTGSSILQTGDTLYVLTHKKQRDQVRALLFGKKKAKKTEEKDERKTKKVHKD; translated from the coding sequence TTGGAGTTATCGGTTCAAGCATTGATATTTTTATTTTCTACCATGTTGATCATCGGGGTGCTGGCTACAAAATTCTCCACACGATTAGGGCTTCCCTCGCTTGTACTCTTTCTACTGGTCGGTATGTTTCTAAACAATTACATATTCTTTGAAAATGCGAAACTCAGCCAATTGATCGGTATTGTCGCCTTAATCATCATTTTGTTTGAAGGTGGTACGCAAACCAAGTGGGGAAATATCCGCCCAGTCCTGGGAGCCGCAGGAATTCTTGCTACAATCGGCGTGTTGATTACCACGGTCGTAACGGGTATTGCAGCCATGTATATCCTGGACCTGTCCCTGCTTGAAGGAATGCTCTTCGGTGCCATCGTCGGCTCGACGGATGCTGCGGCAGTATTTTCTGTTCTCGGCAACAAAAATATCAAGCGGCGAATCACCTCTACATTGGAAGCCGAGTCCGGTACCAACGATCCGATGGCCGTTTTTTTGACCGTAACGTTCATCGAAGTCATTCAGCTGCCGGACAGTTCTATATGGACTGCAGTCGGAAGCTTTTTCTGGCAAATGGGAATCGGATTGGTGATCGGTATCCTGCTTGGTAAAGCAACGACCACTGTTATCAATAAAATCACGCTCGATGCTTCCGGTTTGTATCCTGTTCTTGCGCTTGCATGTGCTATTTTCACCTATGCTTTCACTTCCGCTGTCGGCGGCAGCGGTCTGCTTGCCGTTTACGTTATGGCGGTTTATATCGGCAACAATGATTTGATGTACCGATTTTCAATTTTACGATTCAACGAAGGCTTTGCCTGGATGATGCAAATTATCATGTTCATTCTCTTGGGGTTACTAGTTTTCCCTGAACAACTACTTGAAATCTTTTGGCAAGGTCTTTTCTTATCAGTGGTTTTAATGTTTATCGCACGGCCTGTCGGTGTATTTCTCAGCATGCTCTTTATGAAATACTCCGGCAAGGAAAAGACATTCATCTCCTGGGCAGGTTTGAAAGGGGCAGTACCAGTCATCCTCGCCACTTATCCAACGCTCGCCGGGGTGGAAAACAGTCAGTTGATTTTTAACGTCGTATTTTTCGTGGTGCTTACTTCCGCCCTGATTCAAGGAAGCACGTTATCCTGGCTTGGCAGCAAGTTGAAATTGACAGAAACGAGGCAGGCAAGTCCTTTTCCTACGATGGAATTGATTACACTTGGGAGATCCGGAGCGGAAATCATGGAGGCAACCATTAGCGAGAATACACCAGCGACAGGAGTGACGCTTGAGGACTTAACTCTTCCAGAAGAAACACTGATCACCGCTATCATCCGGGAAGGAAAAGTGATTACTCCTACAGGGAGCTCAATCCTTCAAACCGGGGATACGTTGTATGTTCTTACCCACAAAAAGCAGCGCGACCAGGTCAGGGCGCTTCTTTTTGGTAAGAAGAAAGCAAAGAAAACAGAAGAAAAAGACGAGAGAAAAACGAAAAAAGTCCATAAAGACTAA
- a CDS encoding DUF6449 domain-containing protein → MRSKTSLFNKQLLKQDLLSTGWIAIVYFAGLVFSLPLNLLMLETNERMEYSFNSLFESNGEIQLFLLYIIPVLVAVFLYRYMQVKNASDFIHSLPITRRKIFNHHFLIGIALIVMPLLLTAVILSLMLPALDLYMVYTQADIWEWFGASVAFSLLLFSAGVLIGMFTGISAVQGVLTYIFLLFPAGILVLIYSNLNVLLDGFPTSYYHLTNVNLYSPLTDFVDMNDWKFHGWKFSIYLLLSVVFYALAWFIYHKRPAEASGQPLAFHQVRPIFKYGVTTCMLLFGGFYFDETDNYFGWIVFGYVLGSFIGYLVAEMVLQKTWRVFGKWKGYVLFLAAAGAVILLLSFDITGYEKRIPEAEQIESVYFNENPMYYNDERSTKNIRKLAIQDPAIIRKIQNLHQQIVEQSISGLPENRANKEKLFFSYQLKNGSRINREYYIDLDETFAPYLKPIYESREYKEIKNRILTLDENDFSNLVIFNEFDRSSSTRIVEKTEIKEALQNLKQDIYDQTYEEMVHPIDTMAYIEFPEGENMMYQLPILRSYERFGNWLKKQGIYDQTIIQAEDISYAVILDEREESEDVYQTFYESKNGDNGLVVEDKQKLRETLETTASENHGTNVSSHYYVGLFLEGDEQPVIRPISKNNVPAFVTDYFGNK, encoded by the coding sequence ATGCGATCGAAAACATCCTTGTTTAACAAACAGTTATTGAAGCAGGATTTATTGAGTACAGGCTGGATTGCTATTGTTTACTTCGCGGGTCTGGTATTTTCACTGCCGTTGAACTTGCTGATGTTAGAAACAAATGAACGGATGGAATATTCCTTTAATAGTTTGTTTGAGTCTAATGGAGAGATTCAATTATTCCTTCTATATATTATCCCGGTACTGGTCGCCGTGTTTTTATATCGATACATGCAAGTGAAAAATGCTTCAGATTTCATACACAGCCTGCCAATCACTCGAAGGAAGATCTTTAACCATCACTTTCTTATCGGAATAGCGCTTATAGTAATGCCTTTACTGTTAACAGCCGTAATTTTGTCATTGATGCTGCCGGCCCTGGATTTGTACATGGTTTACACGCAGGCAGACATTTGGGAGTGGTTTGGCGCTTCTGTCGCTTTTTCTCTCTTGCTGTTCTCAGCGGGAGTATTGATTGGGATGTTTACCGGTATTTCTGCGGTGCAGGGTGTATTGACGTACATTTTCCTCCTGTTTCCAGCTGGTATTCTTGTATTGATTTATTCCAACCTGAATGTCTTATTGGATGGATTTCCAACGTCTTACTATCACCTTACCAATGTGAACTTGTATTCACCGTTAACAGATTTTGTTGATATGAACGATTGGAAGTTTCATGGCTGGAAGTTTAGCATCTACTTACTACTTTCTGTGGTGTTTTACGCCTTGGCTTGGTTCATTTATCACAAAAGGCCGGCTGAAGCTAGTGGTCAGCCTTTGGCATTTCACCAAGTGCGGCCAATTTTTAAATATGGCGTAACCACCTGCATGCTACTGTTCGGAGGGTTTTATTTCGACGAAACCGACAACTACTTCGGTTGGATAGTCTTTGGCTATGTATTGGGCTCATTTATCGGCTATTTGGTAGCCGAGATGGTCCTGCAAAAAACGTGGCGTGTATTCGGCAAATGGAAAGGATATGTTCTGTTTCTAGCAGCCGCAGGGGCCGTCATTCTTCTGCTTTCTTTCGATATTACGGGTTATGAAAAAAGGATACCGGAAGCGGAACAGATTGAATCGGTTTACTTTAATGAAAATCCAATGTACTACAATGATGAACGCTCAACAAAAAACATAAGGAAACTGGCAATCCAGGATCCGGCAATCATTAGAAAGATCCAGAATTTGCATCAGCAAATTGTTGAACAATCGATTAGTGGTTTGCCAGAAAATCGCGCTAATAAAGAAAAATTGTTTTTCAGTTACCAGTTGAAAAACGGAAGCAGGATCAATCGGGAGTACTATATCGATTTAGACGAAACGTTTGCACCATACTTGAAGCCGATTTATGAGTCCCGTGAATATAAGGAAATCAAGAACAGGATTTTGACACTGGATGAAAATGACTTTAGCAATTTGGTTATTTTCAATGAATTCGATCGTTCTAGCAGCACTCGTATTGTGGAAAAAACTGAAATTAAAGAAGCCCTGCAGAATTTGAAGCAAGATATTTATGATCAAACATATGAGGAAATGGTCCATCCAATCGACACCATGGCTTATATTGAATTTCCAGAAGGGGAAAACATGATGTACCAGCTTCCAATACTGCGTTCTTATGAAAGATTTGGAAACTGGCTGAAAAAACAGGGGATTTACGACCAAACAATCATCCAGGCTGAAGATATTTCTTATGCAGTCATATTGGATGAAAGAGAAGAAAGTGAAGATGTATATCAGACGTTTTATGAAAGCAAAAATGGTGACAACGGTCTGGTTGTCGAAGATAAACAAAAACTAAGAGAGACTCTGGAAACGACAGCAAGTGAAAATCATGGGACGAATGTTTCTTCCCACTATTATGTTGGTCTTTTCCTAGAAGGGGATGAACAGCCGGTTATCCGTCCTATATCCAAAAATAATGTGCCAGCATTTGTTACCGATTATTTTGGAAACAAATAA
- a CDS encoding lactonase family protein: protein MVKQQILGYIGTYTNGESLGIYSFALDQSNGEVSVVADAAHVEKPTYLTISKNNKYLYSVMQEQDGGGAAAYSINENGTLTLVNKQVLEGAAPCHISIDSSNKQLVTANYHKGTVDAYPVDADTGAIAPASSIVEHDGSGPHERQEKPHVHFSGYTPDENYVVVVDLGSDTIKTYEINDRKLEEVSSLSTKPGSGPRHIVFHPNGKFAYVMTELSNEVLVLAYDQMNGSFSQVQSISTIPESFTENSQGSAIHISSDGRFVYAGNRGHDSIALFAVEEDGEKLTFVEHYSTEGDWPRDFCLDPSEKYLLASNQNSSNLTLFTRDTETGKLELKQKDVTVPNPVCVKFIHQ from the coding sequence ATGGTTAAACAACAAATCCTCGGATATATTGGTACATACACGAACGGGGAAAGCTTAGGCATTTATTCGTTTGCGCTGGATCAGTCGAATGGGGAGGTTTCCGTCGTAGCGGATGCTGCTCATGTAGAAAAACCAACTTATTTAACGATAAGCAAGAATAATAAGTACCTATATTCTGTCATGCAGGAACAAGATGGCGGGGGTGCGGCAGCTTACTCTATTAATGAAAATGGTACCCTTACTTTGGTTAATAAACAGGTGTTGGAAGGTGCTGCTCCTTGCCATATCAGCATTGACAGTTCAAACAAACAATTGGTTACAGCCAATTATCATAAAGGTACGGTCGATGCCTACCCAGTCGATGCTGACACAGGAGCAATTGCCCCTGCTTCATCCATAGTCGAACATGACGGGTCCGGACCTCATGAAAGACAGGAAAAACCGCATGTTCATTTTTCGGGTTACACGCCAGATGAAAACTATGTCGTCGTAGTTGATTTAGGGTCCGATACGATAAAAACATACGAAATCAATGATAGGAAACTGGAGGAAGTAAGCAGCCTTTCCACTAAACCAGGGAGCGGACCACGCCATATTGTGTTCCATCCCAATGGGAAGTTTGCCTATGTAATGACGGAGCTGAGCAATGAGGTCCTTGTTCTTGCTTACGATCAGATGAACGGAAGTTTCTCCCAAGTCCAGTCGATTTCGACCATTCCAGAAAGCTTTACGGAAAACAGCCAAGGCAGTGCCATTCATATTTCATCAGATGGACGCTTTGTGTATGCCGGAAATCGCGGCCATGACAGTATTGCCTTGTTTGCAGTGGAAGAGGACGGTGAAAAGCTGACGTTTGTGGAACACTATTCGACAGAAGGGGATTGGCCGCGCGATTTCTGCTTGGATCCTTCTGAAAAATACTTACTGGCATCTAACCAAAATTCCAGTAATTTGACCTTATTTACTCGTGATACGGAAACCGGAAAACTGGAACTAAAGCAAAAAGATGTGACAGTGCCGAATCCGGTTTGTGTGAAATTTATCCATCAGTAA
- a CDS encoding ABC transporter ATP-binding protein, whose amino-acid sequence MIVSNSISKKYEKSHVLQHVSLQVRKGSIYGLLGSNGAGKTTLMKIIAGIARPEDGEITIDGKGVFEDTEVKAKMFFLSDSLYFFSQYTIKQMADFFRDTYPDWNQERFLKLQHLFQLDMKKKISQFSKGMQRQVAFWLALSTMPEYLVLDEPFDGLDAVIRKKIKNLLVQDVAEREMTIVISSHNLREIEDICDYIGILHQGKLLLEKDIDDLKSDIHKVQVAFREKPDTEVWDGLDILYKERRGSVILAIVRGKEEHIVSHLEQYHPVILDLLPLTLEEIFVYEMGDAGYAIENILV is encoded by the coding sequence ATGATTGTCAGTAACAGTATTAGCAAGAAATATGAAAAATCTCATGTGTTACAACATGTCAGTTTACAGGTTCGCAAGGGCTCTATTTACGGCTTGCTGGGATCGAATGGAGCCGGAAAAACGACTTTAATGAAGATCATTGCCGGAATTGCCAGACCGGAAGATGGAGAAATAACGATAGACGGCAAAGGTGTTTTCGAGGATACAGAAGTGAAGGCGAAAATGTTTTTTCTTTCCGACTCCCTTTATTTCTTTTCCCAATACACCATCAAACAGATGGCTGACTTTTTTCGGGATACGTACCCTGACTGGAATCAGGAGCGTTTTTTAAAACTGCAGCACTTGTTTCAGCTGGATATGAAAAAGAAAATCAGCCAGTTCTCGAAGGGGATGCAGCGTCAGGTCGCGTTTTGGCTCGCTTTGTCCACCATGCCGGAATATCTCGTTTTAGATGAACCATTCGACGGATTGGATGCCGTTATCCGGAAAAAAATTAAAAACTTGCTTGTACAGGACGTCGCAGAAAGGGAGATGACGATTGTCATTTCTTCTCACAACCTCCGGGAAATAGAGGATATTTGTGATTATATCGGCATTCTTCATCAAGGGAAGCTTTTGTTGGAAAAAGACATTGATGATTTGAAATCAGATATCCATAAGGTTCAGGTAGCCTTTCGGGAAAAGCCGGACACGGAAGTCTGGGATGGCCTGGACATATTATACAAAGAGAGACGCGGCAGTGTGATTTTGGCGATTGTGAGAGGGAAGGAAGAACACATCGTTTCTCACTTGGAACAATATCACCCAGTCATTCTCGACCTGCTGCCATTAACACTAGAAGAAATATTTGTGTATGAAATGGGGGACGCCGGTTATGCGATCGAAAACATCCTTGTTTAA
- the queF gene encoding preQ(1) synthase has protein sequence MAGRRDEELTDITLLGSQGTTYQFDYTPEVLETFDNKHPDRDYFVKFNCPEFTTLCPKTGQPDFGTVYISYIPDEKMVESKSLKLYLFSFRNHGDFHEDSMNIIMNDLINLMDPRYIEVWGKFTPRGGISIDPFCNYGKPDTKFVQMADHRMMNHDLYPEKIDNR, from the coding sequence ATGGCAGGAAGAAGAGATGAAGAGCTGACAGACATAACATTGCTGGGAAGTCAGGGGACGACCTATCAATTTGACTATACACCGGAAGTACTTGAGACATTTGATAATAAACATCCGGATCGTGATTATTTTGTGAAATTCAATTGCCCTGAATTCACCACACTTTGCCCTAAAACAGGACAGCCCGATTTCGGGACCGTCTATATCAGTTACATTCCGGATGAAAAAATGGTGGAGAGTAAATCTTTGAAGTTATACCTGTTTAGCTTCCGCAATCATGGTGACTTTCATGAAGATAGTATGAATATCATCATGAATGATCTAATTAACTTAATGGACCCTCGGTATATTGAAGTATGGGGGAAATTCACTCCTCGTGGAGGAATCTCCATAGATCCATTCTGTAATTATGGTAAGCCGGATACTAAATTCGTTCAGATGGCTGACCATCGAATGATGAACCATGACCTCTATCCCGAAAAAATCGATAATCGATAA
- a CDS encoding RNA polymerase sigma factor codes for MKEAKTGEGICFEAVYQQYYQRMYLVSVGITKDRCLAEDVVQDAFIKAYKHFDKLRDHDKLGAWLTSIAYRTAIDAIRKEKKRTYVPLEDVYLTSQESSSEERVVEKQVEYKWTEEQIKRQVVLLSPKLRKVFTLKYQNEWTDKEIAGSLRLALGTVKARLYRARKRVKEGMEQTSPTTNISA; via the coding sequence ATGAAAGAAGCTAAGACGGGGGAGGGAATTTGTTTTGAAGCCGTTTATCAACAGTATTACCAACGGATGTATTTGGTTTCGGTCGGTATAACGAAAGATCGTTGTCTTGCCGAAGATGTCGTTCAGGATGCTTTCATCAAGGCCTATAAGCATTTTGATAAATTGCGTGACCATGACAAGCTCGGAGCATGGTTGACAAGCATTGCTTACCGGACTGCTATCGATGCAATCAGGAAAGAGAAAAAGCGGACTTATGTCCCGCTTGAGGATGTGTACTTGACCAGCCAGGAAAGCAGCTCGGAAGAACGGGTGGTTGAAAAACAAGTGGAATACAAATGGACCGAAGAACAAATAAAGCGGCAGGTAGTCTTGCTGAGCCCTAAACTTCGCAAGGTCTTCACCTTGAAATACCAAAACGAGTGGACTGATAAAGAAATCGCCGGCAGCTTAAGACTCGCCCTTGGAACCGTCAAAGCAAGATTATACAGGGCCAGAAAACGTGTCAAAGAAGGAATGGAACAGACAAGCCCAACCACCAATATCAGCGCCTGA
- a CDS encoding aspartyl-phosphate phosphatase Spo0E family protein has product MKEIELVEMKIETLRWKMYQVFTCDPQSPEILKISQTLDEALNLFDVLKDPKGTE; this is encoded by the coding sequence ATGAAAGAGATAGAGCTAGTAGAAATGAAAATCGAAACTCTTCGTTGGAAAATGTATCAAGTGTTCACGTGTGATCCACAAAGCCCGGAAATTTTAAAAATATCCCAGACACTGGATGAAGCGTTGAATTTGTTTGATGTTTTAAAAGACCCAAAAGGAACGGAATAA
- a CDS encoding cytochrome P450 — protein MARDTRIPREKGLDNSLSLMQEGYLYIPNRCRRFQSNIFETRLLGQKAICMGGEEAAEIFYDNDRFQRKGAAPKRVQKTLFGVNGVQTMDGAAHHHRKQLFMSLMTEKRLKVLNDITAEQWQASISEWEKQDKVVLLEEARQIMYRIGCKWAGVPVKEKQVEQHAGDLGAMIDAFGAVGPRYQKGRRARTRMEQWARQIVTDVRNGKLEPPEESAAYAMAFHLDLNNRRLSTQMAAVELLNIIRPIVAISRFITFGAMAMHDHPEVREKVKKDRESYRKWFVQEIRRFYPFGPFTGARVRRNFTWKGHAFKKGTLVLLDLYGTNHHPEIWEEPEQFRPERFRHWKGSPFDFIPQGGGEYDMGHRCAGEWVTIEVMKTSLAFLTMIDYEVPPQDKSIDMARMPTLPKSRFVITNVTSRR, from the coding sequence ATGGCCAGAGACACTCGCATACCTCGGGAAAAAGGGTTGGATAACAGCCTGTCGCTCATGCAAGAGGGATACCTTTATATACCGAACAGATGTCGTCGGTTTCAATCAAACATTTTTGAAACACGACTGCTGGGACAAAAAGCGATTTGCATGGGCGGCGAAGAGGCTGCAGAGATTTTTTATGATAACGACCGTTTTCAACGGAAGGGAGCTGCACCAAAACGAGTACAAAAGACGTTATTTGGTGTGAATGGTGTCCAAACAATGGATGGAGCTGCCCATCATCATCGAAAACAATTGTTTATGTCGCTGATGACAGAAAAAAGATTGAAGGTATTGAACGATATTACTGCAGAACAATGGCAGGCGAGCATCAGTGAATGGGAAAAGCAGGACAAAGTAGTTCTTTTAGAGGAAGCCAGACAAATCATGTACCGGATTGGTTGTAAATGGGCTGGTGTGCCGGTGAAAGAGAAGCAAGTGGAGCAGCATGCTGGCGACCTTGGCGCGATGATCGATGCATTTGGAGCCGTCGGTCCCCGTTATCAAAAGGGACGCAGGGCACGGACGCGCATGGAACAATGGGCTCGTCAGATCGTAACGGATGTACGTAACGGGAAATTAGAGCCGCCTGAGGAATCGGCTGCTTATGCGATGGCTTTTCACCTAGATTTAAACAATAGAAGGTTAAGTACGCAAATGGCAGCGGTGGAATTACTGAACATCATCCGTCCGATTGTTGCTATTTCCCGGTTCATTACTTTTGGTGCCATGGCAATGCATGACCATCCGGAAGTTCGGGAAAAGGTGAAAAAAGATAGAGAAAGTTACCGGAAATGGTTTGTACAGGAAATTCGGCGTTTTTATCCATTCGGTCCATTTACAGGAGCAAGAGTACGTCGGAATTTTACTTGGAAAGGACATGCATTCAAAAAAGGCACACTTGTCCTGCTTGATCTTTATGGCACAAATCACCATCCGGAGATTTGGGAAGAGCCGGAACAATTCCGGCCAGAACGTTTTCGCCACTGGAAAGGGAGCCCCTTCGATTTTATCCCGCAAGGCGGTGGGGAATACGATATGGGACATCGCTGTGCCGGCGAATGGGTCACTATTGAAGTCATGAAAACCAGCCTGGCTTTTCTGACGATGATTGATTATGAAGTTCCCCCACAGGATAAGAGCATTGATATGGCCAGGATGCCGACCTTGCCAAAAAGCAGGTTCGTCATCACAAATGTAACCAGTAGAAGATAA
- a CDS encoding GntR family transcriptional regulator, translating to MFDLDVRSRKPIYEQLVDKLKELIINDVLQVDEKLPSVRVLAQQLTINPNTIQKAYRELETQGYIYSVKGKGSFVNKLVKTEKSEELQKVKAQLEKLIAEAMFFGMTKDELQTLINEIEDQVKRGESR from the coding sequence ATGTTCGATCTCGATGTTAGAAGCCGGAAGCCCATATATGAACAGTTGGTCGATAAGCTGAAAGAGCTGATCATCAACGATGTTCTTCAAGTAGATGAAAAACTCCCCTCTGTTCGTGTACTGGCCCAACAATTAACAATCAATCCAAATACGATTCAAAAAGCTTATAGAGAACTGGAGACACAAGGCTATATTTATTCGGTCAAAGGAAAAGGAAGTTTTGTCAACAAACTGGTAAAAACGGAGAAATCGGAAGAACTGCAGAAAGTGAAAGCCCAATTGGAAAAATTAATAGCTGAAGCAATGTTTTTCGGGATGACGAAGGATGAGTTACAGACATTGATCAATGAAATAGAGGATCAAGTAAAGAGGGGGGAATCGCGATGA
- a CDS encoding N-acetylmuramoyl-L-alanine amidase: protein MVRVAIDIGHGSNTWENGGGKGVIRNGVVYEEHDFNSLVAQELDRLLRSNGIDTLLYQQPFSPEVGLTQRTNYYNAQNVDLVWSIHANASSSTSAEGRCAFYWYTASEARRLAELYVEEVRNAGYSTHGTGLHASQPGSWTNLHICRETNMTAVLTENGFMTNNTDFQRIFGSGQSTYVANIARIHAKAICRFFGISFEDDGGGNTGQQYIEILADSLWTYNTANWNDRAVIVSRGEVFTVIRDRFYVDGGYMYQIKSGLYITANPTYVRVYTR, encoded by the coding sequence ATGGTACGAGTAGCGATTGATATTGGCCATGGATCAAACACATGGGAAAATGGCGGAGGAAAAGGGGTTATTCGCAACGGGGTCGTCTATGAAGAGCATGACTTCAATTCTCTGGTTGCACAGGAACTGGACCGACTGCTCCGCAGTAACGGGATCGACACATTGCTTTATCAGCAGCCGTTTTCACCTGAGGTCGGCTTGACCCAACGGACAAATTACTATAATGCCCAGAATGTCGATTTGGTCTGGTCGATTCATGCGAATGCAAGTTCTTCAACCAGCGCGGAAGGGCGTTGTGCCTTTTACTGGTACACAGCGAGCGAAGCACGCCGGCTGGCAGAATTATATGTCGAAGAAGTGCGAAATGCCGGTTACAGCACGCATGGAACCGGTCTTCATGCCAGTCAGCCGGGCAGTTGGACGAATCTGCATATTTGTCGGGAAACCAACATGACTGCCGTTCTGACAGAAAACGGATTTATGACGAATAATACTGATTTTCAGCGGATTTTCGGTTCTGGACAATCGACCTATGTGGCCAACATCGCCCGGATTCATGCTAAGGCTATTTGTCGATTCTTCGGCATCAGCTTTGAAGATGACGGGGGCGGCAATACCGGACAACAATATATTGAGATTCTTGCTGATTCTTTATGGACATATAATACAGCGAATTGGAATGACAGGGCGGTCATTGTCAGCCGCGGTGAAGTGTTTACCGTCATTCGCGATCGTTTCTATGTGGATGGCGGCTATATGTATCAAATCAAAAGCGGGTTGTATATCACTGCCAATCCGACATATGTGCGAGTATATACGCGGTAA